A window of Desulfobotulus pelophilus contains these coding sequences:
- a CDS encoding nucleoside deaminase — MNKDHVAMTQALKLAREALDAGEFPVGCVITLDADILAASRRETSIGTLPSEITHAEILALRQLEQILPMNERKNATLYTTLEPCLMCYAAILLSGLGRIVWAYEDAMGGGTNCNLHEDLPPFYASRQPEIRSHFLREASLSLFKLFFSNPKNSYWKDSPLARYTLAAP, encoded by the coding sequence ATGAACAAAGACCACGTAGCCATGACACAGGCCCTTAAACTGGCAAGAGAAGCGCTGGATGCAGGGGAATTCCCCGTTGGCTGCGTCATCACCCTTGATGCAGACATCCTTGCGGCATCAAGGAGGGAAACATCCATCGGGACCCTGCCCAGCGAAATCACCCACGCAGAAATACTTGCCCTCCGCCAGCTGGAACAGATTCTCCCTATGAATGAAAGAAAAAACGCCACCCTGTATACAACCCTGGAACCCTGCCTCATGTGCTACGCCGCCATACTGCTGTCTGGGCTCGGCAGAATTGTCTGGGCCTATGAAGATGCCATGGGTGGCGGCACAAACTGTAACCTTCATGAGGACCTCCCCCCCTTCTATGCAAGCCGACAGCCGGAAATCCGATCTCACTTTCTTAGAGAGGCGAGCCTTTCTCTCTTTAAGTTGTTTTTCAGCAATCCCAAAAACAGCTACTGGAAGGACAGCCCCCTGGCACGATACACCCTTGCAGCACCCTAA
- the infC gene encoding translation initiation factor IF-3 yields MQQSRTRINRNIRAKEVRVIDPDGEQLGIMPVPKALDIAAGLALDLVEVSPQAKPPVCKIMDYGRFKYELTKKQQEARKKQTVVQLKEVKVRPKTGDHDLETKLKNIRKFIEKRNKVKVTVMFRGREITMSDRGRSVLESIIAEVEDVAVVESTPKFEGRTMMMILVPKT; encoded by the coding sequence CTGCAACAGAGCAGGACAAGGATCAACCGGAATATCAGGGCAAAGGAAGTCAGGGTCATTGACCCCGATGGAGAACAGCTGGGTATTATGCCTGTACCCAAGGCCCTTGATATTGCCGCAGGGCTGGCACTGGATCTGGTGGAGGTTTCTCCTCAGGCCAAACCGCCGGTCTGTAAAATTATGGACTACGGAAGATTCAAGTACGAGCTTACCAAAAAACAGCAGGAAGCCCGAAAAAAACAAACCGTTGTCCAACTCAAGGAAGTTAAGGTAAGACCCAAAACCGGGGACCACGATCTCGAAACCAAACTTAAAAACATCCGGAAGTTCATAGAGAAGCGTAACAAGGTTAAAGTAACCGTGATGTTCAGAGGTCGGGAAATTACCATGAGTGATCGTGGTCGCAGTGTGCTGGAAAGCATTATTGCTGAGGTTGAGGACGTTGCCGTCGTAGAGTCTACCCCGAAATTCGAGGGCCGGACCATGATGATGATTCTTGTCCCTAAAACCTGA
- the rpmI gene encoding 50S ribosomal protein L35: MPKMKTNRAAAKRFTRTGSGKFKIRKANSSHILTKKTTKRKRNLRQGQVADKTNEAQLKRLMPYA, translated from the coding sequence ATGCCAAAAATGAAAACCAACCGGGCCGCAGCCAAGCGTTTTACCCGCACAGGCTCCGGCAAGTTCAAGATCCGGAAGGCAAATTCAAGCCACATCCTGACCAAAAAAACGACCAAAAGAAAACGGAACCTGCGTCAGGGTCAAGTCGCCGATAAAACCAACGAAGCCCAGCTTAAACGCCTGATGCCCTACGCATAA
- the rplT gene encoding 50S ribosomal protein L20, producing the protein MRIKRGFKARQRRKKVLKLAKGFRGGRSKLFRTAADSVDKALMYAYRDRRQKKRDFRRLWIARINAAARMNGLSYSRFVHGLKKANIDLDRKVLAELAISDPEGFALIAKTASDKLQA; encoded by the coding sequence ATGCGTATCAAAAGAGGCTTTAAAGCCAGACAAAGACGAAAAAAGGTATTAAAGCTAGCCAAAGGCTTTCGTGGAGGCCGCAGCAAACTCTTTCGTACAGCGGCCGACTCTGTAGACAAGGCACTGATGTATGCCTATAGAGACCGCCGCCAGAAAAAAAGAGACTTCCGGCGCCTCTGGATTGCCCGCATCAATGCCGCCGCACGGATGAACGGCCTGTCCTACAGCCGGTTTGTCCATGGCCTGAAAAAAGCCAACATCGATCTGGACCGCAAGGTTCTGGCTGAGCTTGCCATTTCCGATCCCGAAGGTTTTGCCTTGATTGCTAAAACCGCATCCGACAAGCTGCAGGCATAA
- the pheS gene encoding phenylalanine--tRNA ligase subunit alpha, whose product METSIEQLKEEAMAALETAMDAGEVQALSVRYLGKKGLLTQHLRTMGTLPPEERPAFGQRVNAAKETLENAFSSKKAELEAAAADRATDIDISLPGRRPATGTLHPLTRIRREISDIFSRLGFEISEGPEVELDWYNFEALNIPPHHPARDMQDTFYVSDNVVLRTHTSPIQIRFMENHQPPIRIIAPGRVYRCDSDITHTPMFHQIEGLLVDDKVSFGDLKGILTAFIHALFDKETSLRFRPSFFPFTEPSAEVDIRCVMCRGKGCRICSQTGWLEVLGCGMVHPVLFENTGINPDHYRGFAFGMGVERLTMLKYGIDDLRKFFENDIRFLEQF is encoded by the coding sequence GTGGAAACCAGTATCGAACAACTGAAAGAAGAGGCCATGGCCGCCCTTGAAACGGCCATGGATGCCGGAGAAGTCCAGGCCCTCAGCGTCCGCTATCTGGGCAAAAAAGGCCTTTTAACCCAACACCTGCGGACCATGGGGACCCTCCCTCCCGAAGAACGCCCCGCCTTTGGCCAACGGGTCAACGCCGCCAAGGAAACCCTTGAAAATGCCTTCTCGTCTAAAAAAGCCGAGCTAGAGGCTGCGGCGGCTGACAGGGCAACGGACATCGACATCTCTCTGCCTGGTCGCCGTCCTGCTACGGGAACCCTGCACCCGCTCACCCGCATCCGAAGAGAAATATCCGATATCTTCAGCCGTCTCGGCTTTGAAATATCCGAGGGGCCCGAGGTGGAGCTGGACTGGTACAACTTTGAAGCGCTCAATATTCCGCCCCATCACCCGGCCAGAGACATGCAGGATACCTTTTATGTATCGGACAACGTTGTCCTGCGCACCCACACATCTCCCATACAGATCCGGTTCATGGAAAATCACCAGCCACCCATCCGTATCATAGCTCCTGGCCGGGTTTATCGCTGCGACTCCGACATCACCCACACGCCCATGTTTCATCAGATAGAAGGCCTCCTTGTGGATGACAAGGTCAGCTTCGGAGATCTGAAGGGCATTCTTACAGCGTTTATCCATGCCCTTTTTGACAAAGAAACCAGCCTCCGTTTTCGTCCCAGTTTTTTCCCCTTTACAGAACCCAGCGCAGAAGTCGATATCCGCTGCGTTATGTGCCGGGGAAAAGGGTGCCGCATATGCTCCCAGACAGGGTGGCTCGAAGTCCTTGGCTGTGGCATGGTACACCCCGTTCTTTTTGAAAACACCGGCATCAACCCTGACCATTATCGGGGTTTTGCCTTTGGCATGGGTGTGGAGCGTCTGACAATGCTGAAGTATGGCATCGACGATCTGCGGAAATTTTTTGAAAACGACATCCGATTCCTGGAGCAGTTTTAG